Proteins from one Impatiens glandulifera chromosome 2, dImpGla2.1, whole genome shotgun sequence genomic window:
- the LOC124925549 gene encoding phospholipase A1-Ibeta2, chloroplastic yields MMQITSTMPSQNIKTFPARRTSFKIAGSPLSSAITATPVTSNESTRKHLSNLDKLLQKQSHPTPPELVNSDTTEMSRGKGILQSLNLARLWPQLKAAEDMSPRHLNRLQRLLSKSMEYSPRSNLGRRWREYHGSNDWNGLLDPLDENLRREVVKYGEFIQAAYRVFHTNPSTSPDKAPLPRHVIPPDRSYKVTKGLYATSSVGLPKWVDDKAPDLGWMTQRTSWVGYVAVCDDPREIARMGRRDIVIALRGTATCLEWAENFRDVLVQMPDEESESNPSQAKVECGFLSLYKTTGAHVPSLADSVVQEIRRLINLYKGETLSITVTGHSLGAALALLVADDLSVCAPEVPPVAVFSFGGPRVGNRGFASRIKSKDVKVLRIVNSQDVITRVPGLFASEGLDKKIRDTTAAGLLDVLDDNMPWAYSHVGTELRLETKMSPYLKPNADVACCHDLESYLHLVDGFLSSKCPFRSNAKRSLWKLVNEQRSNVKKLYTSKAKTLSLNFDRHGMGGPVSPSCLPSPSQ; encoded by the coding sequence ATGATGCAGATCACTTCAACAATGCCATCTCAAAACATCAAGACTTTTCCGGCCAGACGTACCAGCTTCAAGATCGCCGGATCTCCCCTCAGTTCAGCCATAACAGCCACACCCGTCACCTCCAATGAATCAACTAGGAAACACCTCTCAAATCTAGACAAATTACTTCAAAAACAATCCCATCCAACTCCGCCGGAGCTTGTGAATTCCGACACAACAGAAATGAGTAGGGGAAAAGGGATTCTACAGAGTCTCAATTTAGCCCGTCTTTGGCCTCAATTAAAGGCGGCAGAAGATATGTCTCCACGTCACTTGAATCGTCTGCAACGGTTACTATCCAAATCAATGGAATATTCTCCCCGGAGCAACCTCGGTAGGCGGTGGAGAGAATATCACGGTTCTAACGATTGGAACGGTCTTCTCGATCCACTAGACGAGAATCTCAGGCGAGAAGTCGTCAAGTACGGCGAGTTTATCCAGGCGGCGTATCGCGTTTTCCACACCAACCCCTCCACGTCACCTGACAAGGCACCCTTGCCTCGCCACGTCATACCTCCCGACAGGTCATATAAGGTGACAAAAGGGTTGTACGCCACGTCATCAGTCGGGTTGCCTAAATGGGTCGATGACAAAGCGCCAGATCTCGGATGGATGACCCAGAGAACGAGCTGGGTCGGGTACGTCGCAGTATGCGACGACCCGAGGGAGATCGCCCGTATGGGAAGGAGGGATATAGTAATTGCGTTACGTGGGACCGCCACATGTTTAGAATGGGCTGAGAATTTCCGGGATGTGTTGGTTCAAATGCCTGACGAAGAATCCGAATCCAACCCTAGCCAGGCTAAGGTGGAATGTGGGTTCCTTAGCCTTTACAAGACCACGGGAGCACACGTGCCGAGTCTAGCTGACTCAGTGGTTCAAGAGATCAGACGGTTAATAAACCTCTACAAAGGCGAGACACTCAGCATCACAGTTACCGGACACAGTCTTGGTGCAGCCCTTGCCCTATTGGTAGCCGACGATCTAAGCGTGTGTGCACCCGAGGTCCCCCCGGTTGCAGTCTTCTCATTCGGAGGTCCTCGAGTTGGTAACCGCGGTTTCGCTAGCCGTATCAAGTCAAAAGATGTAAAAGTGTTGAGAATAGTAAATTCACAAGACGTGATCACTAGAGTACCTGGTCTATTTGCAAGCGAAGGACTAGATAAAAAGATCCGAGACACGACCGCAGCTGGTTTGCTCGATGTGTTGGATGATAACATGCCATGGGCATACTCCCATGTGGGAACCGAGCTAAGGTTGGAGACTAAGATGTCACCTTATTTAAAGCCGAATGCTGATGTGGCATGTTGCCATGACTTGGAGTCGTACTTACATTTGGTGGACGGGTTTTTGTCGTCAAAATGTCCTTTTAGGTCGAATGCGAAGAGGAGTTTGTGGAAACTTGTGAATGAGCAAAGGTCTAATGTGAAGAAATTGTATACAAGTAAGGCTAAAACTTTGAGTCTTAATTTTGATAGGCATGGAATGGGAGGACCTGTTTCTCCTTCATGTTTGCCAAGCCCATCAcaataa